One window from the genome of Leptospira wolffii serovar Khorat str. Khorat-H2 encodes:
- the sufD gene encoding Fe-S cluster assembly protein SufD translates to MLLAESFADFIKEKKEPSLLKEFREKAENLLNAAPFPSSALESWRKISLSNFKISEYAKSAPESSVDLSGLSGASVVRLQDLPTEKLSEVLKRIETSLYLYEKEWFPLYVFSRFTHAYHIRLNSSEENVPEIRIRLEEGNLILPLLIIDAPANSKSTFLERWESPSTKDLVLMNGVTLLNTPVGGDFRYSSVENLGDSTFRFRATHSVQDKDSKFHTSIATWGGYRGKSFYDAWVSGKGAWTRYAGLAPLKGREFQDTEIRILHKESHGQSSILFRSVVKDKAHNVFTGNLHIPSHCKDVGAIQINNNLLLDRTARAESIPKLEVFADSVKCEHGATVGEIDEEQLFYLASRGIDEEEARRMIVEGFLNEIVREFPSESLQEELGSMIESRMIGR, encoded by the coding sequence ATGCTATTAGCGGAATCTTTTGCGGATTTTATCAAGGAGAAGAAGGAGCCTTCCCTGTTGAAGGAATTCAGGGAGAAGGCGGAGAATCTTTTGAATGCCGCTCCTTTTCCCAGCTCCGCTTTGGAGTCCTGGAGAAAAATCAGTCTTTCTAATTTTAAAATATCAGAATATGCAAAATCGGCTCCGGAATCCTCCGTGGACCTTTCCGGACTAAGCGGTGCATCCGTAGTCCGACTCCAAGATCTTCCGACGGAGAAACTTTCCGAGGTATTGAAACGGATTGAGACTTCCTTATATCTTTACGAGAAGGAATGGTTTCCCTTATACGTATTTTCCAGATTCACTCATGCCTATCATATCCGATTGAATTCTTCGGAAGAGAATGTTCCGGAGATCCGGATCCGATTGGAAGAAGGAAATCTGATTCTTCCATTGCTTATTATCGATGCTCCTGCAAATTCCAAGTCGACGTTTTTGGAGAGATGGGAATCGCCTTCCACCAAGGATCTCGTTCTTATGAACGGAGTTACGCTTCTGAATACTCCCGTCGGAGGAGACTTTCGGTATTCCTCCGTCGAGAATTTGGGCGATTCCACGTTTCGCTTCCGAGCTACTCATTCCGTACAAGACAAGGATTCCAAATTTCATACGAGCATAGCGACTTGGGGAGGATACCGCGGAAAATCCTTCTACGACGCTTGGGTGTCGGGCAAAGGCGCTTGGACCCGTTATGCGGGGCTTGCTCCTTTGAAAGGAAGGGAATTTCAGGATACCGAAATTCGGATTCTTCATAAGGAGAGCCACGGACAAAGTTCCATACTTTTCCGATCCGTTGTCAAAGACAAGGCCCATAATGTATTCACCGGAAATCTGCATATCCCTTCTCATTGCAAGGATGTGGGTGCTATTCAGATCAATAATAACCTTCTTCTAGACCGGACGGCTAGAGCGGAATCCATACCCAAACTGGAAGTGTTCGCGGATAGCGTGAAATGCGAGCATGGGGCGACCGTGGGAGAGATCGACGAAGAGCAATTATTCTACCTCGCATCCCGAGGTATAGACGAAGAAGAAGCTCGTCGAATGATAGTAGAGGGCTTCTTAAACGAGATCGTGCGAGAATTTCCTTCCGAATCCTTGCAGGAAGAATTAGGTTCTATGATAGAATCTAGAATGATAGGGCGATAA
- a CDS encoding Rieske (2Fe-2S) protein, which produces MGEFQKLAKLSDLEEGKVFVAETRYSRVGLTRFGEEVCAFADICTHDGEDISTGELEGDVIVCPRHAAKFNIRTGKVLCMPAVEDLPVYKTRIVGDDVEVELED; this is translated from the coding sequence ATGGGAGAATTCCAAAAACTCGCAAAACTCTCGGATCTGGAGGAAGGCAAGGTCTTCGTGGCGGAGACCCGTTATAGCCGGGTGGGCTTGACCAGGTTCGGAGAAGAGGTTTGCGCATTTGCCGATATTTGCACCCATGACGGAGAGGACATATCGACCGGAGAACTGGAGGGAGACGTAATCGTCTGTCCTAGGCACGCGGCCAAGTTCAATATCCGGACCGGTAAGGTGCTTTGTATGCCCGCTGTCGAGGATTTGCCAGTCTATAAGACAAGAATCGTAGGTGACGACGTGGAAGTGGAGTTGGAGGATTGA
- a CDS encoding cysteine desulfurase: MSFDLAKIRNDFPILSTRMNGKPLVFLDSAASSQKPRSVIDTISRYYEEENANIHRGIYALSQKATEKYEMSRIKISRFIGAQCAKVVIFTRNTTESINLVAQSWGRTNIHEGDEIVLTELEHHSNLVPWQMLAQEKQAVLKFIPLNQDATLDLSNLDEIITDRVKLVALAQMSNVTGTVHDLEPIIKRARQVGAKVLVDGAQGASHLQTNVQKQDFDFYAFSAHKMLGPTGVGVLYAKEEILETMPPWMGGGDMIEKVWKDRSTYADLPARLEAGTPNIAGGIGFAAAIEYLESVGMQEIHNHELQLLEYALDRLDDFGGLELYGPTDLKKRGGVISFNFPGVHPHDVGSILDEEGIAIRVGHHCAQPFMDFKGIAGTCRASFYLYNTKEDVDALLGGLKKVKEIFGRVLKR; encoded by the coding sequence ATGAGTTTCGACCTAGCAAAGATCCGAAATGATTTCCCCATTCTATCCACTCGAATGAACGGGAAGCCTCTGGTATTTCTGGATAGCGCGGCCAGTTCCCAGAAGCCTCGAAGCGTCATCGATACGATCAGCCGTTATTACGAGGAAGAGAACGCGAATATCCATAGAGGGATCTACGCTCTCTCCCAAAAGGCCACCGAAAAATACGAGATGTCCAGAATCAAGATATCCCGATTCATCGGAGCGCAATGCGCTAAGGTAGTCATCTTTACCCGAAATACCACGGAATCCATCAACCTCGTCGCTCAATCCTGGGGGCGTACGAATATACACGAGGGAGACGAGATCGTTCTCACCGAGTTGGAGCACCATTCCAATCTGGTTCCTTGGCAAATGCTGGCGCAGGAAAAGCAGGCTGTCCTGAAATTTATCCCTTTGAACCAGGACGCTACATTAGATTTAAGTAATTTAGACGAGATCATCACCGACCGGGTCAAATTGGTGGCTTTAGCTCAGATGTCCAACGTAACCGGTACCGTTCACGATTTGGAGCCTATTATAAAAAGAGCTAGGCAAGTAGGAGCCAAGGTTTTAGTGGACGGAGCCCAAGGCGCTTCTCATTTGCAAACGAACGTCCAAAAACAGGACTTCGATTTTTACGCATTCTCCGCTCATAAGATGCTCGGACCCACGGGAGTGGGTGTACTCTATGCCAAGGAAGAGATCTTGGAAACCATGCCTCCTTGGATGGGTGGCGGGGATATGATCGAGAAGGTCTGGAAAGACAGGTCTACTTATGCGGATCTTCCCGCTAGATTAGAAGCAGGGACTCCGAATATTGCCGGGGGAATCGGCTTTGCCGCGGCAATAGAATATCTGGAGTCCGTGGGGATGCAGGAAATCCATAATCACGAATTGCAATTATTGGAATATGCGTTGGATCGCTTGGACGATTTCGGAGGCTTGGAATTATACGGCCCTACCGATCTCAAGAAAAGAGGTGGAGTCATCTCCTTTAATTTTCCGGGAGTCCATCCTCACGACGTCGGATCCATATTGGACGAGGAAGGTATAGCCATCCGAGTGGGACATCATTGCGCCCAGCCTTTCATGGACTTCAAGGGAATCGCAGGAACTTGTAGGGCCTCTTTCTATCTTTATAACACCAAAGAGGACGTAGACGCTCTTCTGGGGGGTCTAAAGAAGGTGAAGGAGATCTTCGGTCGTGTCCTTAAGCGATAG
- the sufU gene encoding Fe-S cluster assembly sulfur transfer protein SufU gives MSLSDSLYKEVLIDHYQNPRHHGVLEHPDLHGEGVNPLCGDEVELFLKLDKDKIADITFTGKGCSISQASASMLTESLYGKNLGEAKELLSKFKAMLLEDKDPHFSEEYEDLESLEAVKKLPARIKCAVLAWNTLEKTLS, from the coding sequence GTGTCCTTAAGCGATAGTCTTTACAAAGAAGTACTCATCGATCATTACCAAAATCCTAGGCACCACGGGGTTTTGGAGCATCCGGATCTGCACGGAGAAGGAGTAAATCCTCTTTGCGGAGACGAGGTGGAACTTTTTCTTAAACTGGACAAAGACAAGATCGCAGATATTACATTTACGGGTAAGGGTTGCTCCATCTCCCAAGCTTCGGCCTCCATGTTGACCGAAAGCCTTTACGGCAAGAACTTAGGGGAAGCAAAAGAGCTTTTAAGTAAATTCAAGGCCATGTTACTCGAAGACAAGGATCCGCATTTTTCGGAAGAATATGAGGACTTGGAATCCTTGGAAGCGGTGAAGAAGCTTCCGGCTCGGATCAAATGCGCCGTTCTAGCCTGGAACACTTTAGAAAAGACTCTTTCCTGA